From one Bacteroides fragilis NCTC 9343 genomic stretch:
- a CDS encoding SMI1/KNR4 family protein: MEVIESKWYKKDGASSASIDDVEKLLNTTLPKQYKSFLLWSNGGEGKLGDNYIYIWAIEDVIAYNHDYGIQKYLQKEYWAFGMDGDIGYILHLSDNSIYRVDLGDLDITSIKYIAPSFDDFLGKAIYLNFNKLQNVANNNLTT; the protein is encoded by the coding sequence ATGGAAGTAATAGAAAGTAAATGGTATAAAAAGGATGGTGCAAGTTCTGCGTCTATTGATGACGTAGAAAAGCTTCTAAATACCACCTTGCCAAAACAGTACAAAAGTTTTTTGTTATGGAGTAATGGTGGTGAGGGCAAATTAGGAGATAACTACATCTATATATGGGCTATAGAAGATGTTATTGCTTACAATCATGACTATGGAATACAAAAATATCTTCAAAAAGAGTATTGGGCATTTGGTATGGATGGTGATATTGGGTATATTCTTCACTTGTCTGACAATAGTATATATAGAGTAGATTTGGGAGATTTAGATATAACTTCTATTAAGTATATAGCACCTTCTTTTGATGACTTTTTAGGTAAGGCTATTTATCTTAACTTCAATAAATTACAGAATGTTGCTAACAATAACCTAACCACATAA
- a CDS encoding immunity 22 family protein — MSKIMIWVGQFDSEADFEKYMDQSAFRQWWKDYDEDNKELRCQFCKELGVMSYDEDFLIMKFTSDGLAGLLNLIPADTQKISLSMADKNITMANAVICYNCREGISPKKAENTTTMTYLGTFEFELSPEGMQGSNAGLEYMIWIGTTAKSREEFMEYFNQDEYMKEIRDYEEGRTKKRPNPEHRCQFCKDVNIKYYYPEFLTVEIKDEPENPFNLVRMMIDNKLVLDWYIESDIDEYHIKPSNCIVCYIPNGFKDNKRNQKIFIKKKNYDSYETPKKFVDELDSYNGIQYLETYIAE; from the coding sequence ATGAGTAAGATAATGATATGGGTCGGTCAATTCGATTCCGAAGCTGACTTTGAGAAATATATGGATCAATCGGCTTTCCGTCAATGGTGGAAAGATTACGATGAAGACAATAAGGAACTTCGTTGCCAGTTCTGTAAGGAGCTTGGTGTAATGAGCTATGATGAGGATTTTCTTATTATGAAATTCACATCTGACGGCTTGGCAGGATTACTCAACCTTATTCCTGCTGATACCCAAAAGATAAGTCTGTCGATGGCTGATAAAAATATTACAATGGCAAATGCTGTTATCTGCTATAATTGTCGTGAGGGTATATCTCCTAAAAAGGCAGAGAATACCACAACCATGACTTATCTTGGTACGTTTGAGTTTGAACTGTCGCCTGAAGGAATGCAAGGGTCTAATGCTGGATTAGAATATATGATTTGGATTGGCACAACCGCTAAAAGTCGGGAAGAATTTATGGAGTATTTCAATCAAGATGAGTACATGAAAGAAATACGAGATTACGAAGAAGGTCGTACAAAGAAACGTCCCAATCCGGAACATCGCTGTCAGTTCTGTAAAGACGTTAATATAAAGTATTACTATCCAGAATTTCTAACTGTGGAAATTAAGGATGAACCCGAAAATCCTTTTAATCTTGTTAGAATGATGATTGATAACAAACTTGTCCTTGACTGGTATATTGAATCCGATATTGATGAATACCACATAAAGCCATCAAATTGTATTGTGTGCTATATACCCAATGGTTTCAAGGACAACAAAAGGAATCAGAAAATCTTTATTAAGAAGAAAAATTATGATTCATATGAAACACCTAAAAAATTTGTGGATGAATTAGACAGTTACAACGGTATTCAATATTTGGAAACTTATATTGCAGAATAA